Below is a genomic region from Bacillota bacterium.
CGCATTACGAATGCGCCGCTCTGCCCTTGAGCTACACCGGCTCAAAAAATTTGGAGCGAGAGACGGGATTCGAACCCGCGACCCTCGGCTTGGGAAGCCGATGTTCTACCAGCTGAACTACTCCCGCTCGCCTCTATGCAGTTAACCCGACCATATTATACCCACCCCGCACTGCCAGCGCAAGTACCCTGCGAATTCCGCGAATTCCCCGCCGCCCTGGGGAGGTCCGGCAGCACGCGTCAGAGGCAGCTCTAGCCGGTCGCAGCGCGTGCCCGGCGCGCGTCCAGTGATGGGGCAGTGTAGTCAGGTAGCGTCTATCGGCAACCACCTGGTTCAACTGCCGGGGGAGAAGGAGCGCGCGTCGGTGGCGACCGCGGAAACGTGTTGCAGCGGTGCCAGTTCACGTACGAAGGGGGGCAGCACAAAGGCGGCGCGGTGCACCTCCGGAGTCCAGTACCGGGAAGGCCCCGTCGGGCAGCGGCCCTCCCGGGGCTGGGCGGGGTCGTAGCGCTTGGATCCCGTGGTGAATGCCCACATGCCCCCGGGGTAGGTTACGTTGGAGTAAATGTATAGCTTAACGATGGGGAAGACGCGGGCGGCCGCCTCCTGCACCGAGCGGATGAACTGGGGCATCAGGAACGGGCACTCGCTCTGGGCCGAGAACAGTCCGTCGGGCGACAGAGCCCGAGCTACCGCCCGGTAGAACTGCTCCTGGAAGAGACCGACGGCCGGGCCAACCGGATCGGGCGAGTCCACCACGATGACGTCGAACCTGCCCTCCAGTTCGTCCTGCCATAGGTAGCGGGAAGCATCTTCGTTTATCACCCGCACCCGGGGATCATCCAGGCCTGCGGAGACCTGGGGGAAGAATTCGCGCGCTGCCTCGATCACCTCCCGGTCGATGTCCACCAGGTAGACTTCCTCCACCCCGGGGTGACGCAGGATCTCCCGCACTGCACCCCCATCGCCTCCCCCCACCACCAGCACCCGCCTGGGATTGGGGTGGGCACACATGGGCACGTGCACGATCATCTCGTGGTAGACGAACTCGTCCTTCTCGGTGAGTTGCACGATCCCGTCCAGGATGAGGGCGCGCCCGAATTCGGCCGTCTCCACGACCGCGAGATCCTGGAACGGTGTCTTGCGCCGCCGCAACACCTGCTGGACCCGGTAGGTCATCCCCCAGTTGGGCGTAGGCTTTTCGGTGAACCAGATCTCCACTTCCGCTGCCTGCTCCTTCCTGCTCCTGTTTCCTATATTGTTCGGTACTTCTCTCGCCCTGCATTCCCGCACACTGCCCGGGGCATCGCGTAGGCCCGCCGGCCGGGGGTGTCCGGATCAGAATACGGGGGACAGGGTGACGGTCTGGCCGCGCTCCCTCCCTATAGACAGCAGCACCACGGGGAGCCCCGTTACCCGGCCCACGAATTCCACGTAGCGACGGGCATGGGGGTGCAGGTCATCGAAGGACTGCGGACCGCCCGTTATCTCCGGCCAACCCGGCAATTCCTCGTAGACCGGCTCACACTCCTGCAGGACGGAAAGGCTCGAGGGGAAATCCTCCACTTCCTTGCCCCGATAACGGTAGGCGACCGCCACCTTCACCCGGGGCAGGGTAGCCAGGACATCGAGCCGGGTGATGGCGATGCCATCCAGGCCGCTCAGCAGAGCGGCATAGCGGACCATCACGGCATCCAGCCATCCCACCCTCCGGGGACGTCCGGTGGTGGTACCGTACTCGTGACCCTTCTCCCGGACGAACTCTCCTTCCCTACCGCGCAACTCGGTAGGGAAGGGGCCATCGCCCACGCGGGACGTGTAGGCCTTCACCACTCCGATGACGCGGTCTATACGGGTGGGCCCCACCCCCGCCCCGATGCAGGCTCCGCCTGCCACGGGGTGGCTGGAGGTTACGTAAGGGTACGTGCCGTGGTCCAGGTCAAGGAGGGTCCCCTGGGCCCCTTCGAACAGCACCTTCTTGCCGTCCAGGATCGCCCGGTTGATGAGGGGGGCAGTCTCCACCACATAGGGCCGCAGCTTTTCCCCCCAGGCCAGGTAGGGCTCCAGCACATCCTCCAGCTTGAGGGGTTCCGCACCGTAGACGTGCTGAAGGAAGCGGTTCTTGTCGGCCAGATTGTGTTCGAGACGGGCGCGGAATTCCCTCGCTTCAAGCAGGTCGCCCACCCGTAATCCCACCCGGGCTGCCTTGTCCATGTACGCGGGCCCTACTCCGCGCAAGGTAGTACCGATTTTGCGGTCCCCGCGGGCCCGCTCCTGGAGAGCGTCCAGGATGCGATGGTAGGGCATGACAAGGTGGGCACGGGCGCTCACCCGCAACCCGCTTACGTCACGGCCCCGGCTCTGCAGGTACTCGATCTCCCCCACGAGCACCTCGGGATCCACCACCACCCCGTTCCCCACCACGCACAGCTTGCCCGGGTAGAGGATGCCGGAAGGCACCAGGTGCAGGCGAAACTCTTCCCCGTCCACCACCACGGTGTGCCCGGCGTTGGCCCCCCCCTGGTACCTCACCACTACGTCGGCTTCCCGGGCAAGGTAGTCGGTGACCTTACCCTTCCCCTCGTCTCCCCACTGGGTTCCCACCACGATAACCGCCGGCATTCGTGCGGGGCTTCGCCCCTGGCCCCCTTCCCCTGCCCTCAAGGGAGATTTGCTCGCTGCCCCCTCCTCAGCCTGGAGCGGGCACCCCGTTGCCTCTCTCAGGTGCAGCGTGTGGCGTTGCCCTCGTTCAGGCGGGGTGTATCGCGCGACTGCACTCCCCGGCTAGATGGCGGGCCACGGACCACGCCACGTAAACACCCGACGCCGAAGCCTGGGCCAGCCCGCGGGTAATCCCGGCCCCATCCCCCGCCACGAACAACCCCCGCACGCGAGTCTGCAGGTCGCGGTCCACCTCCACGCGGGAGGAGTAGAACTTGACCTCCACGCCGTACAGGAGGGTGTGCCGGGAGTGGACACCGGGCGCCACCTTATCCAGGGCCTCGAGCATCTCAAGGATATCGATCAGGTGCCGGTATGGCAAGACCAAACTGAGGTCGCCGGGCGTGGCCTCGGGCAACGTGGGCTGCACCATCCCCTTGACCAGCCGCTTTTCCGTTGAGCGCCGCCCGGAAAGGAGGTCGCCCAACCGCTGCACCAGCACGGTGCCTCCCAGGAGGTTGGCCAGGGAAGCGATATACCGCCCGTAGGTGATGGGCTCCTTGAAGGGCTCGGTAAAGCTCTTGGATACCAGGAGGGCAAAGTTGGTGTTTTCGGTACGCCGGGACCGGTAGCTGTGCCCATTGACGGTGATAAGGCCGCCGTTGTTCTCCATCACCACTTCGCCGTAAGGACAAACGCAGAAGGTGCGCACCTGGTCATCGAAGGACTCCGTGTAGTATACCAGCTTGGATTCGTAGACCCCCTCGGTGAGGGGCTCCATGATTACGGCGGGAACCTCCACCCGCACCCCGATGTCCACGGGATTGGCCGCCAGCTTGAGACCCAGTTCCGCGGCCTGGGCGGCCATCCACGCCGCCCCCTCCCGACCGGGCGCCAGGATGACGCAGCGTGCCGGGATGCACTCACCATCCCCCGTCCTGACCCCGGTGACGCGGCCGTCCTCCACCAGCACCCCCGCCGCCAGCGTGCGCGTGCGGATCTCGACCCGGCCCTCCAGGTGCTGGCGCATGCGAGCCAGGATCTGGGGGCAGTTGTCTGTCCCCAGGTGCCTTATCTTGGCGGGGATGAAGCTCAGTCCGGCCGTGGCCGCCTGGCGGGTGATGCGCCGCACCGTCTCGGGATCGGTGCCGTACGCCACCGGGGTGGCCCCAAACCTCAGGTAGATCTGATCGACGTAGTCGATCAGTTCCACCGTTTGCTGCCGGCCAATGTACCGGTCAAGGTGGCCCCCGAAATCGGCGGTAAGGGTGAGCTTACCGTCGCTGAAGGCGCCTGCTCCTCCCCACCCCGACAGCACGAAGCAGGGGTCGCAGCGATTGCACGATACCCGCCGTTGCTGCATGGGGCAGACACGGCGCTCCAGTTCCGGCCCCTTCTCCAGCATGAGCACCCGCAGGTCAGAGGCCCGCTCCGCCAGTTCCAGGGCAGCGAAGATTCCCGCCGGCCCCGCTCCTACGATGACGACATCGTACAACGCTGCACCCCCTCGCCCGGCCGGCCCTACAGGACGTGTCTGGTGTCAAGTCCCATGAACAGCCCGGTACTCCGGTCAAAATACATCTTGACGGAGCCGGTAGGACCGTGGCGTTGCTTGGCAATGATGACCTCGATCTGGTTCTCCCTTTCCATCTCGGCGTTGGTGTAGAGGAACATCACCACATCGGCGTCCTGCTCCAGGGCACCAGACTCGCGCAGGTCAGAAAGCACGGGACGCCGGTCCTGACGCTGCTCAACAGCCCGGCTCAACTGAGACAGTGCCACCACCGGGATGCGCAACTCCCTGGCCAGCGCCTTCAGACTCCGCGAAATCTCGGATATCTCCTGTTGGCGGTTTTCCATCCTCCCGGAGGTGCGGAGGAGTTGCAGGTAGTCGACGATCACCAGGCCCGCCCCCACCTCCGTGCACAGCCGACGCGTCTTGGTCCGCAGTTCCAGGACGGAAATGGAAGAGGTATCGTCGATGAAGATGGGGGCAGGCCCCAGGCGGGCCAGGCCGCGGGAAAGGGCCTGCCACTCTTGCTCCTCCAGTTCCCCCCGCCTGATCTTCTGCTGCTCCACGCCCGCCTCGGCGGAAAGTAGCCTCATGGCCACCTGCTCCCTGGACATCTCCAGACTGAAAATGGCCACGGGGAGCTTGTTGCGGACCGCCACCTGGCGCGCCACATTGAGGGCAAAGGTGGTCTTGCCCACCGAGGGCCGGGCGGCGATGATGAGGAGATCGGAAGGCTGCAGCCCCGCCGTAAAGCGGTCGATGTCCGAGTAACCGGAAGGAATCCCGGTGCCCTGCCCGCTCTCCACCATCTGCATGAGCCGGTCCAGGGTGGCCATGAG
It encodes:
- the speE gene encoding polyamine aminopropyltransferase, whose translation is MEIWFTEKPTPNWGMTYRVQQVLRRRKTPFQDLAVVETAEFGRALILDGIVQLTEKDEFVYHEMIVHVPMCAHPNPRRVLVVGGGDGGAVREILRHPGVEEVYLVDIDREVIEAAREFFPQVSAGLDDPRVRVINEDASRYLWQDELEGRFDVIVVDSPDPVGPAVGLFQEQFYRAVARALSPDGLFSAQSECPFLMPQFIRSVQEAAARVFPIVKLYIYSNVTYPGGMWAFTTGSKRYDPAQPREGRCPTGPSRYWTPEVHRAAFVLPPFVRELAPLQHVSAVATDARSFSPGS
- a CDS encoding NAD(P)/FAD-dependent oxidoreductase; amino-acid sequence: MYDVVIVGAGPAGIFAALELAERASDLRVLMLEKGPELERRVCPMQQRRVSCNRCDPCFVLSGWGGAGAFSDGKLTLTADFGGHLDRYIGRQQTVELIDYVDQIYLRFGATPVAYGTDPETVRRITRQAATAGLSFIPAKIRHLGTDNCPQILARMRQHLEGRVEIRTRTLAAGVLVEDGRVTGVRTGDGECIPARCVILAPGREGAAWMAAQAAELGLKLAANPVDIGVRVEVPAVIMEPLTEGVYESKLVYYTESFDDQVRTFCVCPYGEVVMENNGGLITVNGHSYRSRRTENTNFALLVSKSFTEPFKEPITYGRYIASLANLLGGTVLVQRLGDLLSGRRSTEKRLVKGMVQPTLPEATPGDLSLVLPYRHLIDILEMLEALDKVAPGVHSRHTLLYGVEVKFYSSRVEVDRDLQTRVRGLFVAGDGAGITRGLAQASASGVYVAWSVARHLAGECSRAIHPA
- a CDS encoding adenylosuccinate synthase gives rise to the protein MPAVIVVGTQWGDEGKGKVTDYLAREADVVVRYQGGANAGHTVVVDGEEFRLHLVPSGILYPGKLCVVGNGVVVDPEVLVGEIEYLQSRGRDVSGLRVSARAHLVMPYHRILDALQERARGDRKIGTTLRGVGPAYMDKAARVGLRVGDLLEAREFRARLEHNLADKNRFLQHVYGAEPLKLEDVLEPYLAWGEKLRPYVVETAPLINRAILDGKKVLFEGAQGTLLDLDHGTYPYVTSSHPVAGGACIGAGVGPTRIDRVIGVVKAYTSRVGDGPFPTELRGREGEFVREKGHEYGTTTGRPRRVGWLDAVMVRYAALLSGLDGIAITRLDVLATLPRVKVAVAYRYRGKEVEDFPSSLSVLQECEPVYEELPGWPEITGGPQSFDDLHPHARRYVEFVGRVTGLPVVLLSIGRERGQTVTLSPVF
- the dnaB gene encoding replicative DNA helicase; its protein translation is MASIEKLPPQSVEAEQSVLGAMLLEKEAIVKAAEIVRPEDFYRESHRVIYSAILSLYERGEAVDLVTLCEELRRQGSLEDVGGTSYVTTLANLVPTTANVEYYARIVEEKSVLRQLIRVCTEVVSHCYEGQEEVSRLLDDAERRITELSLRRSSQGFVRLKDVLMATLDRLMQMVESGQGTGIPSGYSDIDRFTAGLQPSDLLIIAARPSVGKTTFALNVARQVAVRNKLPVAIFSLEMSREQVAMRLLSAEAGVEQQKIRRGELEEQEWQALSRGLARLGPAPIFIDDTSSISVLELRTKTRRLCTEVGAGLVIVDYLQLLRTSGRMENRQQEISEISRSLKALARELRIPVVALSQLSRAVEQRQDRRPVLSDLRESGALEQDADVVMFLYTNAEMERENQIEVIIAKQRHGPTGSVKMYFDRSTGLFMGLDTRHVL